The genomic stretch ACCAGTCGGTGATCGACGCCAAGGCAAAGAGCGCGGCGGCGGCGATGTTGGCCCACTTATACGGAAGATAGAAACACACCACCAAGACCGGGATCATGACGATACGCGCAATCGTCAACATGGTGGGAATTGTGATTCTCATCCTTGCGTTCCGTCTGGGTCCATGGCCTCAATGCCATGGAGACCAGCATAAATCCTTTCGGCCAAGGCTTCACTGATTCCTTCCACCTTTGCGATGTCGAGCACGGATGCGGACTTCAATCCGCCCAATCCGCCGAAATATTTCAGCAATGCAGCGCGTTTTCGCGGCCCAATGCCTTCGATTTCTTCCAGTTTGCTCGACGTGCGTGCTTTTTGTCGTTTGCCTCGATGGCCTGTGATTGCAAATCGATGCGCTTCATCGCGCACTTGCTGGATGTACTGCAGCGCGGGGGAAAACGCACCCGGCTGCACTTCCCGCCCGTCGTCCAAGATCAAGGTTTCGTGCCCTGCCTTGCGTGCTTCACCTTTCGCGACACCGACGAGCACCACGCCTTCGACGCCGAGTTCACGCATCACGTCACGCGCTTGTTTGAGCTGTCCTTCCCCGCCATCAATCAAGAGCACATCTGGCAAGCGCGGTCCTTCTGATGCTTCTGCGACGCGCTCAGCTTCGGTTTCTTGCAAGGTGTCCTTGGGACGGAAACGACGCGACAAGGCTTGGTGCATGGCGGCATAGTCATCACCTGGTGTAATGCCGGTGATGTTGTAGCGGCGATATTGGTCGCGCACTGCGCCTTTCTCGTCAAACACCACACATGACGCCACCGTCGCCTCGCCTTGCGTGTGGCTGATATCGAAACATTCCACGCGCTTGGGTGTTGCTGTGAGGCCCAAGAGCTCAACCAACGACGCCACACGTGCAGCCTGCGCACCTTGGCTTGCGTTTTCTGTGTTGACGGCGGTGGCGACATTTCGACGCGCCATATCGAGCAGCACGGCGCGTCTTCCGCGCACTTGCGTCCGCACTTGAACCGCGCGCCCAGAAGCCTCCGTCAGCGCAGCCTGCAGAATCTCGCGATCGTCGAAGTCTCGGTCCACCACGATTTCGCGCGGCGGCGCGTGTTCGAAGTAGTACTGCGACAAAAACGCACCCAAGGCATCGGACACATCGGAATGTCCATTGAGCTTCGGAAAGAATGTGCGCGTGCCTAGATTGCGACCGTCGCGCACCGAGAGCAAGACGACGCACGCGGTGCCGCCGAGAATGCTTGCGGCGAGCACATCCAAATCCCCTTCCGGATTCTCAACACTCTCACGCGCTTGGAGCTTACGAATACTGCCGATCAAGTCGCGAAGTTGAACCGCGCGCTCGAATTCCAAAGCTTCACTCGCTTCATGCATCTGCGTCGTGAGTTCTTGTGTCAGTGCATCACTTCGACCCGACAGAAAGTATTCGGCCCGACGTACGTCTTCGGCATAGTCTTGCTCTGAAATCAAACCGACACAGGGCGCAGTGCAGCGACCGATCTGATACTGCAAACAGGGACGGCTGCGATTCTTGAAGACGCTGTCCTCGCAATTGCGAAGCTTGAACAAGCGATGCATCAGATTCAATGTGTCGCGCACCGCAAGCACGCTCGGGTAAGGCCCATAGAACCGCCCTTTGCCCGCGCGCGTGCCGCGATGCGACTTGATGCGCGGCCACGCACCTGCGGTCACCAACACATAGGGATAGCTCTTATCGTCACGCAGCAGAATGTTGTAGCGCGGCTTGTGCGCTTTGATCAGTTCGTTCTCAACGAGCAAGGCTTCGCTTGCAGAACGCGTCACCGTCACTTCCATGCGCTGGATCTGCGAGACCATCAGCGCAATGCGACCGTTGTGCGCCTTTGAGAAATAGCTTGAAACGCGTTTCTTGAGTGAAGCGGCTTTGCCGACATACAGCAATTGATCGTCCGCACCGTACATGCGGTAGACGCCAGGCGCATTGGTCAGATGTTTGACGAACGCCTTACCGTCGAAGGGCACGGGCGGTTGCTCAGTCATGATTACAGTCGATGCATCTTCTGGAAATGGACTTCTGCGCGTTGCAGGTCCGCTTCAGTATCCACGCCGGGTGGGAAGGCCACCGGTGTGCGTGTCACTGCGATCGCGTGCCCTGCCTGCAATACACGGAGTTGCTCCAAGGATTCGAGTTGCTCCAACCGCGAAGCGGGCATCGCCGCAAATCGATTTAAGAAATTGACGCGATACGCATAAACGCCGATATGTCGAAGCCATGCGTCTTGCGACAAGTCGATCTGTTGCGTGTCGAACTGCCCGCGTTGCCAAGGAATGGGCGCCCGACTGAAATACATCGCCGCATCGGTGTCCGACGCGACCACCTTGACCACATTGGGATCAAACACTTCAGCCTCATGCGTGATGGGCGTCGCGAGTGTCGCCATATCAAAGCCCGTGCGCGCCAAGAGTTCGGCCACTGCACGAATACCTTCAGGCGGCGCAAACGGCTCATCCCCTTGCACGTTGACGACGATCTCGTTGTCCGCCCAACCACTCAATGCGGCACATTCTGCCAAACGGTCCGTGCCACTTGCATGATCGACACGCGTCATGACGGCTTTGAAGCCCGCCTCGGTCACTGCCGCATAAATGCGCGCGTCATCTACGGCGACCACGACCTCGCGCGCTCCGGCCTGGCTTGCTTGGTGCGCCACATGCACCACCATCGGGATACCGCCAATCAATCTCAGTGGTTTATCCGGGAGGCGGGTTGCCGCCATGCGTGCCGGAATCGCAACAACGAATTCAATCTCGCTCATGGGGCGCTCTGCTTCAAGGACGCAAGCCGTGCATCGAGTGCGGACCAGAATGCGTCCGGCAGTTCGGCTTCCACCGCAATCTCATACCAATGATCACGCGCGAACGCTCGGCATTTGGCCGCATCCTTGCTCGTCATCAGAACGGGTAGATCACTCGAAAACTCGAAATCACTTTCGCTAAAAACATGATGATCCGGAAACGGGTGCGGAACAACTGCAATGTCGTGCCGCTTCAACATGTCAAAGAAGCGCTGGGGATGTCCGATACCTGCAACCGCATGGACGCGCTGCCCTTCGAAGGCCGCGAGCGTCGCGGTACGCGCACTGTTCATTGATTTGACCTGCGTGGGTCTCACAAACATCGCTTGAAAGTCTGTGCCGATTCTTTCTGCGGCAGCATCTGGCAATGCCCCCAAATTGACGACACGAAAGTCAAAGCGCGTGGCGCCAAGCGGCGACTCACGCAGCGGACCCGCAGGCAACAAGCGGCCATTGCCATAGCCGCGCATCGCATCGATCACTTCGATTTCGATATCGCGTGCCAAGCCATAGTGCTGAAGGCCGTCATCGCACACGATGACATCGCAACCTGCCGCCACCAACGCGCGTGCAGCGGCAGCGCGACGTGCATCTGCACGAATGCGCACGCCTGTCGCTTGCGCGATCATCACCGGCTCATCGCCGCCTACAAGCGCAGGCGTCGTCGCATCGACCCAGATCGCTTGCTTGGGATTTGATCGACCGTAACCGCGCGTCGCAAGACCCGGCGTGTAACCCGCGGCCTGCAAATGTTTGATCAGCGAAAGCACGAGCGGCGTCTTGCCCGTCCCTCCCACGGAAATATTGCCGACGATAATCACCGGCACGCCGGGATGAAAGGCCTTCTTCCACCCTTTTGCGTAGGCCCGCGCGCGAAGACCGCTGAGGGTGCGAAAGAGTGCCTCACCTGCGTGTGCCCAGAATGGCACCAAGACTTCAGCGTCGTACCACCAAGCAGGCGTCTGCCGTTTCGCGCTCAACGCAGCTTGCCTTCGCGGAACTGCATGCGATGCAAATGTGCGTACACACCATCGTTCGCAATCAATTCTGCATGTGTGCCTTGTTCGACAATTTCGCCCTCATCGAGCACCAATACTTGGTCTGCGTGTTCGACTGTCGAAAGGCGATGCGCAATCACCAAGGTCGTGCGGTCCGGCATCAAGCGATCTAGCGCTTGTTGCACCAATCGCTCGGATTCGTTGTCGAGGGCTGCGGTGGCTTCGTCCAAGACCAAGATCGGCGCGTCCTTCAACATGGCGCGTGCAATCGCAATGCGCTGACGCTGACCCCCGGAAAGCTTGCTCCCACGTTCGCCGACATCAGACTGCGCGCCCTCGGGCATGCGATCCACGAACTCAGCGGCATTCGCATCACGAATCGCCGCCGCAATGCGCGCATCATCCGCATCGCCCATTTCGCCGTACGCGATGTTCTGCGCAATGCTGCCGTCAAACAAAGTTACCTGCTGACTCACCATCGCGACCTGTCGACGCAGATCGGCCAATGGATACTCAGAAATGGAATGTCCATCCAACAAAATTTCACCCGAATCCACTTCATAAAAACGCGGAATCAGTTTCACCAAAGTGGACTTGCCACTGCCTGAACGACCGACGATCGCAGTCACCGTGCCCGGGCGCGCCGTAAAACTAATCGCGGTCAATGCGTCGCGTTGCTGCCCGTCATAACGCACGCCGACATTGCGGAACTCAAGCAAACCGCGTGAGCGCGCCAAGGGGCGCGTGCCCGTGTCTTTTTCTTCCGGTGCATCCAACACGGTGAAGACACGCGATGCAGAATCGATCCCGCGTTCGAGCATGCTTTGCACATTGGTCAGTTGCCGCAACAGCGGCACGATGCTGATCATTGCGGTCAACAGCGCAAAGAAATCACCGGCTGTCAGTCGGCCATTCAAGGCCTCATGCCCTGCAATGATGAGCATGACCGCCACACCGACCGCACCAAACACTTGCACAAACATCGACAACAGGCCATTGGTGACTTGCACCTTCAAAGCCAAGTTAACGTTGTGTTTCGTTTGCGTACCGTAGCGGTCCATCTCGGCCGCTTGTGCGCCG from Lysobacter sp. HDW10 encodes the following:
- the uvrC gene encoding excinuclease ABC subunit UvrC, with the protein product MTEQPPVPFDGKAFVKHLTNAPGVYRMYGADDQLLYVGKAASLKKRVSSYFSKAHNGRIALMVSQIQRMEVTVTRSASEALLVENELIKAHKPRYNILLRDDKSYPYVLVTAGAWPRIKSHRGTRAGKGRFYGPYPSVLAVRDTLNLMHRLFKLRNCEDSVFKNRSRPCLQYQIGRCTAPCVGLISEQDYAEDVRRAEYFLSGRSDALTQELTTQMHEASEALEFERAVQLRDLIGSIRKLQARESVENPEGDLDVLAASILGGTACVVLLSVRDGRNLGTRTFFPKLNGHSDVSDALGAFLSQYYFEHAPPREIVVDRDFDDREILQAALTEASGRAVQVRTQVRGRRAVLLDMARRNVATAVNTENASQGAQAARVASLVELLGLTATPKRVECFDISHTQGEATVASCVVFDEKGAVRDQYRRYNITGITPGDDYAAMHQALSRRFRPKDTLQETEAERVAEASEGPRLPDVLLIDGGEGQLKQARDVMRELGVEGVVLVGVAKGEARKAGHETLILDDGREVQPGAFSPALQYIQQVRDEAHRFAITGHRGKRQKARTSSKLEEIEGIGPRKRAALLKYFGGLGGLKSASVLDIAKVEGISEALAERIYAGLHGIEAMDPDGTQG
- the kdsB gene encoding 3-deoxy-manno-octulosonate cytidylyltransferase — encoded protein: MSEIEFVVAIPARMAATRLPDKPLRLIGGIPMVVHVAHQASQAGAREVVVAVDDARIYAAVTEAGFKAVMTRVDHASGTDRLAECAALSGWADNEIVVNVQGDEPFAPPEGIRAVAELLARTGFDMATLATPITHEAEVFDPNVVKVVASDTDAAMYFSRAPIPWQRGQFDTQQIDLSQDAWLRHIGVYAYRVNFLNRFAAMPASRLEQLESLEQLRVLQAGHAIAVTRTPVAFPPGVDTEADLQRAEVHFQKMHRL
- the lpxK gene encoding tetraacyldisaccharide 4'-kinase, which codes for MSAKRQTPAWWYDAEVLVPFWAHAGEALFRTLSGLRARAYAKGWKKAFHPGVPVIIVGNISVGGTGKTPLVLSLIKHLQAAGYTPGLATRGYGRSNPKQAIWVDATTPALVGGDEPVMIAQATGVRIRADARRAAAARALVAAGCDVIVCDDGLQHYGLARDIEIEVIDAMRGYGNGRLLPAGPLRESPLGATRFDFRVVNLGALPDAAAERIGTDFQAMFVRPTQVKSMNSARTATLAAFEGQRVHAVAGIGHPQRFFDMLKRHDIAVVPHPFPDHHVFSESDFEFSSDLPVLMTSKDAAKCRAFARDHWYEIAVEAELPDAFWSALDARLASLKQSAP
- the msbA gene encoding lipid A export permease/ATP-binding protein MsbA — encoded protein: MVETGKSWEIYKRLLAFAKPYRLWIFLGFFGMAVEAAAGAGILRLTKPMIDEMLVNRVFSYWVPASLVAFLFIRGLGGLIGDYAIVRSGRNVVRDLRMRLMRKYLNLPGQAFDRENVPTMITRLSGDTEMVAQAAVDALKVIVSNVLSIIAYVSVMFWTSWRVSLVLFVLAPVMGWTMGKVGKRYRLLNTQIQKSNADLLQSADQALRAHQEVKTYGAQAAEMDRYGTQTKHNVNLALKVQVTNGLLSMFVQVFGAVGVAVMLIIAGHEALNGRLTAGDFFALLTAMISIVPLLRQLTNVQSMLERGIDSASRVFTVLDAPEEKDTGTRPLARSRGLLEFRNVGVRYDGQQRDALTAISFTARPGTVTAIVGRSGSGKSTLVKLIPRFYEVDSGEILLDGHSISEYPLADLRRQVAMVSQQVTLFDGSIAQNIAYGEMGDADDARIAAAIRDANAAEFVDRMPEGAQSDVGERGSKLSGGQRQRIAIARAMLKDAPILVLDEATAALDNESERLVQQALDRLMPDRTTLVIAHRLSTVEHADQVLVLDEGEIVEQGTHAELIANDGVYAHLHRMQFREGKLR